A window from Candidatus Epulonipiscium sp. encodes these proteins:
- a CDS encoding glycoside hydrolase family 3 protein has protein sequence MAYKDESLSFEERARDLVSRMTLEEKVFQTLHGAAAIKRLGVKAYNWWNEALHGVARAGVATVFPQAIGLGATFDEDLIEEIADVISTEGRAKFNMQQKYSDFDIYKGLTFWSPNVNIFRDPRWGRGHETFGEDPYLSGRLGSRFVQGLQGHHEKYMKSAACAKHFAVHSGPENLRHSFNAITSTKDLYETYLPAFKTCVEEAKVEAIMGAYNRTNDEPCCGSKALLVDILRGEWEFEGHVVSDCWAIKDFHEYHMVTSTAVESVALAMNNGCDLNCGNIYGNLLIALRENMVSEETIDKAVTRLMTTRMKLGLFDAEDKVPYNTIGYEKVDCKEHKELNLRAARKSLVLLKNQDSLLPLDKKKLKTVGVIGPNANNRKALVGNYEGTASEYITVLEGLKNYLEEDVRVLYSEGCHLFKEKVSGLAEKNDRIAEAKAVADASDIVIVCMGLDPGLEGEEGDQGNEFASGDKKDLNLPGIQEEVLKEIYNMGKPVVLVLLSGSALAVTWADKNIPAIIQGWYPGAQGGRAIAEMIFGEYSPEGKLPVTFYRTTEELPEFTDYSMENRTYRYMEQEALYPFGYGLGYTGFTFKNLEIKTKGKKKILKTLDLDEDILCSIDVKNIGDLEGAETVQVYIEVEGEDTPNWQLKGLKKIHLKPQEETTITIQLPKEAFGLYDEEGKLTYKKGQYKIHMGGSQPDKRSIALTGQKPLSKTLQY, from the coding sequence ATGGCATATAAAGATGAAAGTCTAAGCTTTGAGGAAAGGGCAAGGGACTTGGTATCTAGGATGACCCTAGAAGAAAAGGTATTTCAGACCCTTCATGGGGCTGCAGCCATTAAAAGATTAGGAGTAAAGGCATACAATTGGTGGAATGAGGCGCTACACGGGGTAGCAAGGGCAGGGGTAGCTACCGTATTTCCCCAAGCTATAGGATTAGGAGCAACTTTTGATGAAGACCTAATTGAGGAAATAGCAGATGTTATTTCTACTGAAGGAAGAGCCAAATTTAATATGCAACAAAAGTATAGTGATTTTGATATATACAAAGGCCTTACCTTTTGGTCCCCTAATGTCAATATCTTCCGTGACCCTAGATGGGGTAGGGGGCACGAAACCTTTGGGGAAGACCCCTATCTTAGCGGTAGATTAGGTTCAAGATTTGTCCAAGGCCTACAGGGCCACCATGAAAAATATATGAAGAGCGCAGCCTGTGCAAAGCATTTTGCGGTCCATAGCGGACCAGAGAATCTTCGACATAGTTTTAATGCCATTACATCTACCAAGGATTTATACGAGACCTATCTTCCAGCCTTTAAAACCTGCGTAGAAGAGGCAAAGGTAGAAGCCATCATGGGTGCTTACAACCGTACCAATGATGAGCCTTGCTGCGGTAGTAAGGCCCTACTGGTAGATATTCTAAGAGGGGAGTGGGAATTTGAAGGTCATGTGGTTTCTGACTGCTGGGCAATCAAAGACTTCCACGAATATCATATGGTTACATCTACAGCAGTAGAGTCCGTTGCCCTTGCCATGAATAACGGCTGCGACCTTAACTGTGGAAACATATACGGCAATTTACTAATAGCTCTAAGGGAAAATATGGTTTCTGAAGAAACCATAGATAAGGCAGTAACAAGGCTCATGACCACTAGGATGAAGCTTGGACTATTTGATGCCGAGGATAAGGTGCCCTATAATACTATAGGCTATGAAAAGGTAGATTGTAAGGAACATAAAGAACTAAACCTAAGGGCAGCTAGAAAATCCCTAGTACTTCTTAAAAATCAAGATAGTCTATTGCCACTTGATAAGAAAAAACTTAAAACAGTAGGTGTAATTGGTCCTAATGCCAATAACCGCAAGGCCCTTGTTGGTAATTATGAAGGAACAGCTTCAGAATATATCACAGTTTTAGAAGGCCTTAAGAATTATTTAGAAGAGGATGTAAGGGTGCTTTATTCTGAGGGCTGTCACTTATTTAAAGAAAAAGTATCGGGTTTAGCAGAAAAAAATGATAGAATAGCAGAGGCAAAAGCCGTGGCAGATGCCAGTGATATCGTCATTGTCTGCATGGGATTAGACCCTGGATTAGAAGGGGAAGAAGGAGATCAAGGCAATGAATTCGCCAGTGGAGATAAAAAGGATCTAAACCTTCCGGGGATTCAAGAAGAAGTGCTAAAGGAAATCTACAATATGGGCAAACCAGTCGTATTGGTGTTATTATCCGGAAGTGCCCTAGCTGTTACTTGGGCAGATAAAAATATTCCAGCTATTATCCAGGGCTGGTATCCCGGAGCCCAAGGTGGAAGGGCCATTGCTGAGATGATATTTGGTGAATATAGTCCCGAAGGAAAACTACCGGTTACTTTTTACCGCACCACAGAGGAACTGCCTGAATTTACGGATTATTCCATGGAAAACAGAACCTATAGATATATGGAGCAAGAAGCCCTATATCCCTTTGGTTATGGACTTGGCTACACGGGGTTTACCTTTAAAAATCTTGAAATCAAAACAAAAGGCAAGAAAAAAATATTGAAAACCTTAGATTTGGACGAAGATATCCTATGCAGTATCGATGTGAAAAACATCGGGGACTTAGAAGGTGCCGAAACCGTACAAGTATATATAGAAGTTGAGGGGGAAGATACTCCTAACTGGCAATTAAAAGGGCTTAAAAAGATTCACCTTAAGCCCCAAGAAGAAACCACCATTACGATTCAACTCCCAAAAGAAGCCTTTGGACTATATGACGAAGAAGGCAAACTGACCTATAAGAAGGGGCAGTACAAAATCCATATGGGAGGATCCCAACCGGATAAAAGAAGTATTGCCTTAACAGGACAAAAACCCCTAAGTAAAACCCTCCAATACTAA